The following nucleotide sequence is from Deltaproteobacteria bacterium.
AGGGGCTTCATACCTATGCCGAGTGGTTTAGGTGATCTATGAGGGAGGTCATACTGGTCGGAGCCAACTACCGTACGGCCCCCCTGGAGATCAGGGAGAGGATCTCCTTTCCCGAGGAGGGCCTGGATCGATACCTGAAGGCGCTTCAGGATCTTTTCAGCCTTGCCGAGGGGTTGATCCTTTCCACCTGCAACCGCGTGGAGATCTATGCAGCGACCAGGGCTCCGGAGCGGGGGGTCAAGGAGATCAAGGGATTTCTTGCCCATCAGCACCATCTCCCCCTGTCGGAGTTCGAGGGCGCCCTCTATGTCCTCCAAGGCGAGGAGGTGGTAAGACACATCTTTCGGGTGGCCTCTAGCCTCGACTCCATGGTGGTGGGTGAACCCCAGATATTGGGACAGATAAAGGAGGCCTATCGAATGGCCCACGCCGCCAGGACCACCGGTACCCTGTTGAACAAGTTGCTTCATAGGGCCTTCTCCGTGGCCAAGAGGGTGAGGACCGAGACCAGCCTCGGGAACCGGGCGGTATCGGTAAGCTTTGTCGCCGTGGAGTTGACTAAAAAGATCTTTGGCCACCTGGAGGGGAGAGAGGTCTTGATCATCGGGGCGGGGGAGATGTGCGAACTGGCCGCCCAACACCTGGCCCGAGGGGGTGTAAAGAGGGTCATCGTGGCCAACCGGACCTGGGAGAGGGCCATGGAATTGGCTGAAAGGTTCCACGGTGACGCAATCCCCTTTCCAGAGTTCCCCAACTCCCTCTTGCGGGTGGACATCGTCATTAGTTCCACAGGTTCGCCGGACTATATCTTGCAGAAGGAAGAGGTCTCCAAGATCATCAGGGAGAGGAAGAATAGACCCCTTTTTTTCATCGATATCGCCGTGCCCAGGGACATCGACCCGCAGGTGAACTCCATCGATAACGTCTACCTCTATGACATCGATGACCTGCAGGAGGTGGCTGAGGCGAACATCAAGGATCGCCAACAAGAGGCTCAAAGGGCCGAAGAGATCGTGACCACGGAGGTGGAGAAATTCTGCTGCTGGTATCAATCCCTGGATGTGGTCCCAACCATCGTCTCGTTAAAGGAGAAAATTGAGGAGATAAGGAGGAGGGAGTTGGGGAAGACCCTTTCCTCCTTCCCCCAGATCTCAGAAAAAGAGAGAAAGGCCCTGGAGGCCCTCACCGCTGCTATCGTCAAAAAGATCCTTCACGACCCCATCACCCTACTGAAGAAGACAGGTCAGGACTCCGAAGGGGAGTTATATGTGGACGTGGTGAAGAAACTCTTCAAATTGGACGAGGAATAGACATCCATGAACTGTCGGGCAATCCCCTTTTTTCCCTTTGGATGCGTCAGCTTGATATTGGCCTTCTGCCTCCTTGTTATTGCCTGCCTTCCCACCCCGGGGATGGCCTATATGAGCGTAGAAGAAGAAAAGGAGCTGGGGGACAAGCTGGCCCAACAACTCCAACAAAATTTGGAGGTCATTGACGA
It contains:
- a CDS encoding glutamyl-tRNA reductase, producing MREVILVGANYRTAPLEIRERISFPEEGLDRYLKALQDLFSLAEGLILSTCNRVEIYAATRAPERGVKEIKGFLAHQHHLPLSEFEGALYVLQGEEVVRHIFRVASSLDSMVVGEPQILGQIKEAYRMAHAARTTGTLLNKLLHRAFSVAKRVRTETSLGNRAVSVSFVAVELTKKIFGHLEGREVLIIGAGEMCELAAQHLARGGVKRVIVANRTWERAMELAERFHGDAIPFPEFPNSLLRVDIVISSTGSPDYILQKEEVSKIIRERKNRPLFFIDIAVPRDIDPQVNSIDNVYLYDIDDLQEVAEANIKDRQQEAQRAEEIVTTEVEKFCCWYQSLDVVPTIVSLKEKIEEIRRRELGKTLSSFPQISEKERKALEALTAAIVKKILHDPITLLKKTGQDSEGELYVDVVKKLFKLDEE